A region of Leptospirillum ferriphilum DNA encodes the following proteins:
- a CDS encoding lipid biosynthesis B12-binding/radical SAM protein, with the protein MDLFLISANRETFPDPVYPLGAAYVADAARRLGHHVRTWDLMWEKDPPLALFEDIRRHPPDAIALSFRNLDNAAWPLTRNYLPSYRLLVQNLRRALSSREIPLILGGSAFSLLPDLLLEELDGDYGISGEGERSFPLLLDALEQGGSVDGIPGLVQKKGSGIPPLINPPHFRSYPSDRMKAGPPDRSLFDLSRYARAGGMANIQTKRGCPFHCKYCTYPLLEGDTFRLREAEDVVDEIESLVTKDRIRSFFIVDSIFNAPPDHAHRISEEIVRRKLKIRWSCYVTPAGLTRDLLEVMKRAGCDGIELGTDSAEQGAMIGLGKSFSVSHLQETTRWCNALSLPVCHTLLFGGPGETLQSVRETLKTVEDTGPTAVVAMAGIRVYPDTPLAALAESRGLVKNRRDYLDPVFYIEPGLEEELPKTLLSFAMPRGNWILPGISIPCKPITQKLIRRVGYKKPLWHLLRHAPFKDRVYRDR; encoded by the coding sequence GTCGCGGATGCGGCCCGAAGGTTGGGCCACCATGTCCGGACCTGGGACCTGATGTGGGAGAAGGATCCTCCCCTGGCCCTTTTCGAAGACATCCGCCGGCATCCTCCCGACGCCATTGCCCTTTCCTTTCGCAACCTCGACAATGCAGCCTGGCCTCTCACCCGGAACTACCTCCCCTCCTATCGCCTTCTCGTTCAGAATCTCAGGAGAGCCCTTTCTTCCCGGGAGATCCCCCTCATTCTGGGGGGATCCGCGTTCTCCCTTCTTCCGGATCTCCTGCTGGAGGAACTCGACGGGGATTACGGGATTTCCGGCGAAGGGGAAAGAAGTTTTCCGCTCCTTCTGGACGCGCTCGAACAAGGAGGTTCCGTCGATGGCATTCCCGGTCTTGTCCAAAAAAAGGGGTCCGGAATCCCTCCGCTGATCAACCCGCCCCATTTCCGTTCGTATCCTTCGGACAGGATGAAAGCTGGTCCACCGGATCGGTCCCTGTTCGACCTTTCCCGTTATGCACGAGCCGGAGGAATGGCCAATATCCAGACCAAGCGGGGGTGCCCCTTCCATTGCAAATATTGCACCTATCCCCTTCTGGAAGGCGACACGTTTCGCCTTCGTGAAGCGGAAGACGTTGTCGATGAAATTGAAAGCCTTGTCACAAAGGACAGGATCCGCTCCTTTTTCATCGTGGACAGCATTTTTAACGCCCCGCCGGATCACGCCCACAGGATCTCGGAGGAAATTGTCCGGCGAAAGCTCAAAATCCGCTGGTCCTGCTACGTCACTCCCGCCGGCCTGACCCGGGACCTTCTCGAGGTCATGAAACGGGCCGGATGCGACGGAATCGAACTGGGAACAGATTCGGCCGAACAGGGAGCCATGATCGGCCTGGGGAAAAGTTTTTCGGTGTCTCATCTGCAGGAGACAACCCGCTGGTGCAACGCCCTCTCCCTTCCCGTCTGTCACACCCTGCTTTTCGGCGGCCCTGGAGAGACGCTCCAGTCTGTCCGGGAAACCCTCAAGACCGTGGAAGACACTGGCCCAACCGCCGTCGTGGCGATGGCAGGCATTCGTGTCTATCCGGACACACCTCTGGCTGCCCTGGCCGAATCCAGAGGACTGGTCAAAAACAGGCGCGACTATCTGGACCCCGTCTTCTATATCGAACCCGGACTGGAGGAAGAGTTGCCCAAAACCCTCCTGTCTTTTGCCATGCCCCGGGGAAACTGGATCCTCCCCGGCATTTCGATTCCCTGCAAACCGATCACACAGAAACTGATCCGGCGCGTTGGCTATAAAAAACCTCTCTGGCACCTTTTGCGCCACGCGCCTTTCAAGGACCGGGTCTACCGGGACCGCTGA
- a CDS encoding ferritin-like fold-containing protein, with amino-acid sequence MEKHDLQTIGTLLTVYTDIDLLALELCAERIAQAPTLEAKLELAHQVEEERIHFRIQEKWLETIGMPFSSPIDPDNRKLVQEIFSRMDWFDFLSCLQLGIEGIGIALVEKVASRADEGTRASLEIPIRDEKRQTSFGLEELQRILAEASPAEKERLTERLLGNLNNMYTMAESFLPIDFEGHWMRLGLSREEMWETVHQKTLEMFRKLGLSPVLPEAFSCA; translated from the coding sequence ATGGAAAAGCACGATCTTCAGACGATCGGAACGCTCTTGACAGTCTATACCGATATCGACCTCCTCGCCCTCGAACTCTGTGCCGAACGGATTGCTCAGGCACCGACTCTGGAAGCAAAACTGGAGCTGGCCCACCAGGTGGAAGAAGAGCGCATTCATTTCCGGATACAGGAAAAATGGCTGGAAACGATCGGAATGCCCTTTTCCTCCCCCATTGATCCGGACAACCGGAAGCTGGTTCAGGAAATTTTTTCCCGGATGGACTGGTTCGACTTTCTTTCCTGTCTCCAGCTCGGCATTGAGGGCATCGGAATTGCCCTGGTGGAAAAAGTCGCCTCCCGCGCCGATGAAGGCACCCGCGCTTCCCTTGAAATTCCCATCCGGGATGAAAAGCGGCAGACCTCATTCGGTCTGGAAGAATTGCAGCGCATCCTTGCCGAAGCGTCCCCCGCAGAAAAGGAAAGACTGACAGAGCGTCTGCTGGGCAATTTGAACAATATGTACACGATGGCGGAATCCTTCCTTCCGATCGATTTTGAGGGACATTGGATGCGTCTTGGCCTTTCCCGCGAAGAAATGTGGGAGACCGTTCATCAGAAAACACTGGAGATGTTCCGGAAACTGGGGCTTTCCCCTGTTCTTCCGGAAGCCTTTTCCTGTGCCTGA
- the cobM gene encoding precorrin-4 C(11)-methyltransferase produces the protein MTIPNDIPVHPVRSGSVYFVGAGPGSPDLLTVRAARILGKASRVVYAGSLVPEEFMHALAPEAQWVDSAGLTREEIVDSLVEGANRGEVVVRLASGDPAIFGAMAEMTTELDKQGISWEVVPGVSSVFASAAALGRDLTLPEVSQTVILTRTAGRTPMPEGEEIESLARHGSTLVIFLSIDRIEELVERLTSVLPEKTPAAVVARASWPDEILIQGDLSTIAVMVRAAKIYRQALMIVGKALDPNLRKSARSRLYAADFGHGFRDPSGGGGTPPESAGP, from the coding sequence ATGACTATACCCAATGATATCCCTGTCCATCCTGTCCGTTCGGGAAGTGTCTACTTTGTGGGAGCGGGACCGGGGTCTCCGGACCTTTTGACCGTCCGGGCCGCGCGGATTCTCGGGAAGGCGTCCCGCGTCGTGTATGCGGGTTCCCTTGTGCCGGAAGAATTCATGCATGCTCTGGCTCCGGAGGCACAATGGGTGGACTCGGCCGGACTGACCCGGGAAGAGATTGTCGATTCCCTTGTGGAAGGGGCCAATCGCGGAGAGGTCGTCGTCCGTCTTGCCTCCGGAGACCCCGCGATCTTTGGTGCCATGGCGGAAATGACGACGGAACTGGACAAACAAGGCATTTCCTGGGAGGTTGTTCCGGGGGTGAGTTCGGTCTTCGCTTCCGCCGCGGCTCTCGGGCGGGACCTGACGCTTCCCGAAGTCAGCCAGACAGTGATTCTGACCCGGACGGCCGGACGGACCCCCATGCCGGAAGGAGAAGAGATCGAATCTCTGGCCCGCCATGGTTCAACGCTTGTCATTTTTCTGTCGATTGACAGGATCGAGGAACTGGTTGAAAGACTTACCTCCGTTCTGCCGGAAAAGACCCCGGCAGCGGTGGTTGCCCGCGCATCCTGGCCGGACGAGATCCTGATCCAGGGGGATTTGTCCACAATCGCGGTCATGGTCCGGGCTGCCAAAATTTACCGGCAGGCTCTTATGATCGTTGGAAAAGCCCTCGACCCGAATTTACGGAAATCCGCCAGGAGCCGGCTCTATGCGGCGGATTTTGGTCACGGCTTTCGGGACCCTTCGGGAGGAGGGGGAACCCCTCCGGAGAGCGCCGGTCCGTGA
- the cobI gene encoding precorrin-2 C(20)-methyltransferase, producing MKGNGADRSVPGTLYGIGVGPGDPDLLTVRAARILSVVPTLAVPKSVSDGSSLALEAVRETLESRTTPPKTIELVFPMTKDPAILETARSENARVLSEALLQGDVAFISLGDIFFYSTFGNLLDGLRRQIPEISVRIVPGITSFSVASALTGLPLVQGSESLAVVPATYGAETLEQILDTHDSVVLMKIHRVYPAILKILERKGLCDRTIYLAEIGTPRQEIVTDIRTLKDRTLPYMSLLLVRKNLRAVRA from the coding sequence ATGAAGGGAAATGGGGCTGACCGCTCTGTTCCGGGGACGCTTTACGGGATCGGAGTTGGTCCGGGAGATCCGGACCTCCTGACCGTCCGGGCCGCACGCATTCTCTCGGTCGTGCCAACGCTTGCGGTTCCAAAATCGGTGTCGGACGGATCCTCTCTGGCGCTGGAAGCGGTGAGGGAAACACTCGAAAGCCGGACAACACCTCCAAAAACAATCGAACTTGTCTTTCCCATGACGAAGGATCCGGCCATTCTGGAAACGGCCCGGTCCGAAAACGCCCGTGTCCTTTCGGAAGCCCTGTTGCAGGGGGATGTCGCTTTTATCAGTCTGGGGGACATCTTCTTTTATTCGACATTCGGCAATCTTCTGGATGGGCTCCGAAGACAGATTCCGGAGATCTCCGTCCGGATCGTTCCGGGAATCACGTCTTTTTCCGTCGCCTCGGCTTTAACGGGGTTGCCCCTTGTCCAGGGATCGGAAAGTCTCGCCGTTGTTCCCGCCACCTACGGGGCAGAGACGCTGGAGCAGATACTGGATACCCATGACAGTGTCGTCCTGATGAAAATTCACCGGGTATATCCGGCCATTCTGAAAATCCTGGAACGGAAAGGCCTTTGCGACAGGACGATTTATCTTGCGGAAATCGGAACACCTCGCCAGGAGATTGTGACCGACATCCGGACACTGAAAGACCGGACCCTTCCCTATATGTCCCTTTTGCTTGTGCGGAAGAATCTGCGGGCAGTCCGGGCATGA
- a CDS encoding DNA gyrase inhibitor YacG: MANDPVRRCVVCQAVLEGERYLRTSFCSQRCRKIDLARWLNEEYRIREEGEPDGWPEPLSGEGGGRK, encoded by the coding sequence ATGGCCAATGATCCGGTCCGGCGGTGTGTTGTCTGCCAGGCCGTTCTCGAAGGGGAACGCTATTTGCGCACAAGTTTCTGTTCCCAGCGGTGCCGGAAGATTGATCTTGCCCGCTGGTTGAATGAGGAGTACCGGATTCGGGAGGAAGGGGAACCCGATGGGTGGCCGGAGCCTCTCTCCGGGGAGGGAGGAGGAAGGAAATGA
- a CDS encoding riboflavin synthase, which translates to MFTGIIEETGMIRSLEKSEAGCVLSVEGVSFGRELVPGESVAINGACMTVTDRWESGFRVDVSLETLAVTRMGSFVRGERVNLERATRLGDRLGGHLVLGHVDGLGVLTFRERKGETEFLLVALPYDHRALVIPKGSIAVDGISLTVNRIREDSSRKECLIELAIIPHTLDVTNLGDRNIGDAVHLEYDIVGKYILRSQETMLPGTGRPS; encoded by the coding sequence TTGTTTACGGGAATCATCGAAGAGACCGGAATGATCCGGTCGCTGGAAAAATCAGAAGCCGGGTGCGTTCTCTCGGTCGAAGGCGTTTCTTTCGGGAGGGAGCTTGTTCCGGGTGAGTCCGTCGCCATCAACGGGGCCTGCATGACGGTGACCGATAGATGGGAGTCCGGTTTTCGGGTCGATGTTTCCCTCGAAACCCTGGCCGTTACCCGGATGGGATCCTTCGTCCGGGGCGAACGGGTCAACCTCGAACGGGCCACGCGGCTTGGAGACCGCCTGGGAGGACATCTGGTCCTGGGTCATGTGGACGGTCTCGGTGTGCTGACGTTCCGGGAGCGAAAGGGTGAAACAGAGTTTCTCCTTGTTGCCCTTCCCTACGATCATCGGGCCCTGGTGATCCCCAAGGGGTCCATCGCCGTGGACGGGATCAGCCTGACGGTCAACCGGATCCGCGAAGATAGCTCCCGGAAGGAGTGTCTGATCGAGCTCGCGATTATTCCGCACACGCTCGACGTGACAAACCTGGGCGACAGAAACATCGGGGACGCCGTGCATCTGGAATACGACATCGTCGGGAAATACATTCTCCGGTCTCAGGAAACGATGTTGCCGGGCACAGGACGACCCTCGTAA
- the ribD gene encoding bifunctional diaminohydroxyphosphoribosylaminopyrimidine deaminase/5-amino-6-(5-phosphoribosylamino)uracil reductase RibD, with product MLRDEKVFMAMALDLAMMARDDVAPNPRVGAVVVRKGRVVGRGYHERPGLPHAEVLALREAGERARGATLYVNLEPCCHLNKRTPPCTREILSSGIGRVVISLSDPNPHVNGKGILELRDGGIPVETGLLAPQAFAVNRGFLSLMKNGRPFVTLKGAASLDGQIATATGDSQWISGAPSLKYAHQLRQEHDAIVVGVGTVLKDNPLLTTRLPGLRKVHHPVRIILDSLGRTPPDSRLFETLSESPVWIMAGENAPEDRIARLEEKGARTFRLPAGPGEKGLRLSSLLAELLENRLLTLLVEGGAQVNGSFLQERLVDSIRLVLAPLLIGGEDALGWIGGRSPKRLVDAFRFPGPLRTRRLGEDLLISVDLWNETLFLEKGLSGTSGKG from the coding sequence ATGCTTCGGGACGAAAAAGTGTTCATGGCCATGGCGCTGGATCTTGCGATGATGGCCAGGGATGATGTCGCCCCCAACCCACGGGTCGGTGCGGTTGTGGTCCGGAAAGGACGGGTCGTTGGCCGGGGCTATCATGAGCGTCCGGGGCTCCCCCACGCGGAGGTGCTTGCTCTTCGTGAAGCCGGGGAACGGGCACGAGGAGCGACACTCTATGTCAATCTTGAGCCTTGTTGCCATCTGAACAAACGCACACCACCGTGCACTCGGGAAATTTTATCCTCCGGAATTGGTCGTGTCGTCATTTCCCTGTCGGATCCCAATCCCCACGTCAACGGAAAGGGGATCCTTGAACTCCGTGACGGGGGAATTCCGGTGGAGACGGGGCTTCTGGCCCCCCAGGCGTTCGCTGTCAACCGCGGGTTCCTGTCGCTCATGAAAAATGGCCGCCCGTTCGTGACTCTTAAGGGCGCAGCCAGCCTGGATGGACAGATCGCGACAGCAACCGGTGATTCCCAGTGGATTTCCGGCGCTCCTTCTCTCAAGTATGCCCATCAGCTCCGTCAGGAGCATGATGCCATTGTTGTCGGAGTCGGAACGGTTCTCAAAGACAATCCGCTTCTGACAACGCGTCTGCCGGGTCTCCGGAAGGTCCATCATCCGGTTCGCATCATCCTGGACTCCCTGGGAAGAACCCCGCCGGACTCCCGGCTGTTTGAAACGCTTTCCGAGTCGCCTGTCTGGATTATGGCAGGGGAAAATGCTCCCGAGGACCGGATTGCCCGGCTGGAGGAAAAGGGTGCCCGTACGTTCCGGCTTCCGGCCGGGCCTGGCGAAAAGGGCCTCCGTCTCTCTTCCCTCCTTGCCGAATTGCTCGAAAACCGGCTCCTGACGCTGCTGGTGGAAGGGGGCGCCCAGGTCAACGGTTCGTTTCTTCAGGAAAGGCTCGTGGACAGTATCCGTCTGGTTCTTGCTCCTCTTCTGATCGGGGGCGAGGACGCTCTCGGATGGATTGGAGGACGTTCCCCAAAACGGCTGGTCGACGCGTTTCGGTTTCCCGGTCCGCTCAGGACCCGCCGTCTGGGAGAAGACCTTCTGATCAGTGTCGATCTGTGGAATGAAACACTTTTTCTGGAAAAAGGCCTCTCCGGGACTTCGGGGAAAGGATAG
- the glyS gene encoding glycine--tRNA ligase subunit beta, giving the protein MTTGQSSHFPKPSHALDQAALLEVGCEELPAGVLPALREAMEIRARSLRQDFRLGPGSARVLGTPSRLILLLENLPEEQAPFRETVFGPPARLAGTLPDAPSPQALGFARSQGVSVQEIRIEKTPRGEYLAVDKTLEIRKTSDVLSELFPQTLDNLPLPKTMRWGSGEGPFLRPVLWVMAFWGDLPLDVRVAGVLSGTTTRSPRFSGFLPRPVRGISHYATLLEEWGIEADPVKRGEKIEKDLDLALRMEQDVGKILPGVVRRPDAGLTDEVRDLVESYRVIAGSFPEHYLDLPPELIQTVLRVHQRFYVLEKPDGTLSCRFLAISGNPNADASLVQAGFEKVVRARLEDAQYYLNRDRARPLSSYVSDLDGMVFFPGVGTLSDKIRMARELSGWILEHVPEKEVSASGLSRGEMAESLDSLCALAKADLATGLVREFTELEGVIGASYWLAEHREILSRDGKDARRIRLESAAIREHYRPRHAQDVLPETLPGRILSLVDKVLHQVGGLAGGFVPTGSMDPYALRRAANGMIALLRETGWPIGLSAMLAKARTLVPGKDPSADLEKFWKERLVSYWEREYPSTLVRMALVDFSETVWRTGSRLAFLKEALERPEAPSLVALHTRLSNILSGEGSGSTLRPDPTLFQQSAEKDLFRLAEKAGLLEDTGWTEKAQNGDWEGIWKASLVFVDPVGTLFETVMVNDPDPALRENRRRLLRVLAAGISLLGRLDQAPAPLRGG; this is encoded by the coding sequence ATGACGACAGGACAATCCTCACATTTTCCAAAGCCTTCCCATGCACTTGATCAGGCTGCCCTGCTGGAAGTCGGTTGCGAAGAACTTCCCGCGGGAGTCCTTCCGGCTCTTCGCGAAGCGATGGAGATCCGGGCCCGCTCTCTTCGCCAGGATTTCCGTCTTGGCCCCGGTTCCGCAAGGGTTTTGGGCACCCCTTCGCGACTGATCCTTCTCCTGGAAAATCTTCCTGAAGAGCAGGCACCCTTTCGGGAAACAGTGTTCGGGCCTCCCGCTCGGCTTGCCGGAACCCTTCCCGATGCCCCTTCGCCCCAGGCGCTCGGGTTTGCCAGGAGCCAGGGAGTGTCTGTTCAGGAGATCCGGATCGAAAAAACACCCCGGGGAGAATATCTGGCAGTCGACAAAACGTTGGAGATTCGGAAAACATCCGATGTTCTGTCGGAACTTTTTCCACAGACACTGGACAATCTTCCCCTCCCCAAAACAATGCGCTGGGGATCGGGAGAGGGCCCCTTTCTTCGTCCTGTTCTCTGGGTGATGGCGTTCTGGGGGGATCTGCCTCTCGATGTGAGAGTTGCGGGCGTTTTGTCGGGAACGACGACCCGCTCTCCCCGGTTTTCCGGGTTTCTCCCGCGTCCTGTCCGGGGAATTTCCCATTATGCGACCCTTCTCGAAGAGTGGGGGATCGAGGCCGACCCGGTCAAAAGGGGGGAGAAGATTGAAAAAGACCTGGATCTCGCTCTCCGTATGGAGCAGGATGTGGGAAAAATCTTGCCCGGTGTCGTTCGTCGGCCGGACGCCGGACTGACAGACGAGGTGCGGGATCTTGTCGAGTCGTATCGGGTGATTGCGGGAAGCTTCCCCGAGCATTATCTGGATCTTCCTCCGGAATTGATTCAGACCGTTCTGCGTGTGCACCAGCGCTTTTACGTGCTTGAAAAACCGGATGGAACCCTGTCCTGCAGATTCCTTGCCATTTCGGGAAATCCCAATGCCGATGCCAGCCTTGTGCAGGCCGGGTTCGAAAAGGTCGTCCGGGCCCGGCTCGAAGACGCCCAGTATTATCTGAACAGGGATCGGGCACGTCCTCTTTCCTCCTATGTTTCCGATCTGGACGGGATGGTGTTCTTTCCGGGCGTCGGCACCCTTTCTGACAAGATTCGCATGGCCAGGGAGTTGTCCGGATGGATTCTGGAGCATGTTCCGGAAAAGGAGGTCTCGGCCAGCGGTCTGTCACGCGGGGAGATGGCCGAATCTCTCGACAGTCTGTGCGCCCTGGCAAAAGCCGATCTGGCCACCGGTCTTGTCCGGGAGTTCACGGAGCTTGAAGGTGTGATTGGTGCAAGCTACTGGCTGGCGGAGCATCGGGAAATCCTGTCCAGGGACGGGAAGGACGCCCGTCGCATTCGCCTTGAGAGTGCCGCCATCCGGGAGCACTATCGTCCGCGTCATGCTCAGGATGTGCTCCCGGAAACGCTGCCGGGGAGGATTCTGTCGCTTGTCGACAAGGTCCTGCATCAGGTCGGCGGTCTGGCAGGTGGTTTCGTTCCGACCGGAAGTATGGATCCTTACGCCCTTCGGCGGGCGGCAAACGGGATGATCGCCCTTTTACGGGAAACCGGGTGGCCCATCGGGCTTTCGGCAATGCTGGCAAAAGCCCGGACCCTTGTTCCCGGGAAGGATCCTTCGGCGGACCTGGAAAAATTCTGGAAGGAGCGGCTGGTTTCCTATTGGGAGAGGGAGTACCCCTCAACCCTGGTCCGAATGGCCCTTGTCGACTTTTCCGAGACGGTCTGGAGGACGGGGTCGCGTCTGGCTTTTTTAAAAGAGGCGCTTGAACGTCCGGAAGCTCCCTCTCTTGTCGCTCTTCACACCCGGTTGTCGAATATTCTGTCGGGAGAGGGAAGTGGATCGACTCTCCGCCCGGACCCGACCCTGTTTCAGCAGTCTGCCGAAAAAGATCTTTTCCGGTTGGCCGAAAAGGCGGGACTTCTGGAAGACACCGGATGGACGGAGAAGGCGCAGAATGGGGACTGGGAGGGGATATGGAAGGCCTCCCTCGTTTTCGTGGATCCCGTTGGGACCTTGTTCGAGACGGTCATGGTGAACGATCCGGACCCTGCTCTCCGGGAAAACAGGCGTCGCCTCCTTCGCGTTCTCGCGGCAGGAATCTCTCTTTTGGGAAGACTGGACCAGGCGCCGGCGCCTCTTCGGGGCGGCTGA
- a CDS encoding glycine--tRNA ligase subunit alpha: protein MTFQEMVQALESFWSREGCAIVQPYDREMGAGTFHPATFFGALEPGETRVAYVQPCRRPTDGRYGENPNRLQRYYQFQVLVKPSPAESQSLYLRSLEALGIRLGDHDIRFVHDDWESPTLGAWGLGWEVWLDGMEVTQFTYFQEVAGIPLTPIPVEITYGLERLAMYLQDVSSVFDLEYARGVSYGRLHQAGERQHSVYNFELAPVEHLRNQFDFLESQAEHLFARGLYLPGYEMVLGMSHAFNLLDARGAVSVSERQHFIGRVRGQARRAAHTFRKSLEEAAVLPGEENGVPDLREEVL from the coding sequence ATGACGTTTCAGGAAATGGTTCAGGCGCTTGAATCTTTCTGGTCCCGGGAAGGGTGTGCCATTGTGCAGCCCTACGACCGGGAAATGGGGGCTGGAACCTTTCATCCGGCCACGTTTTTTGGAGCACTGGAACCGGGAGAAACCAGGGTCGCCTATGTTCAGCCATGCCGAAGGCCAACCGATGGCCGATATGGTGAAAATCCGAACCGCCTGCAGCGCTACTATCAGTTCCAGGTTCTCGTGAAGCCTTCTCCGGCCGAATCGCAAAGCCTCTATCTCCGCAGTCTGGAAGCCCTGGGAATCCGCCTCGGGGATCACGATATCCGATTCGTCCACGATGACTGGGAGTCTCCGACCCTTGGCGCCTGGGGACTCGGGTGGGAGGTCTGGCTCGACGGGATGGAGGTCACCCAGTTTACCTACTTCCAGGAAGTGGCCGGAATTCCGCTGACGCCGATTCCGGTGGAGATCACCTATGGGCTTGAACGTCTGGCCATGTATCTTCAGGATGTTTCCAGTGTCTTCGATCTTGAATACGCCCGGGGCGTGTCCTATGGACGCCTTCATCAGGCAGGGGAACGCCAGCATTCTGTCTACAATTTCGAACTGGCACCGGTCGAGCATCTGCGCAACCAGTTCGATTTTCTTGAGAGCCAGGCGGAACATTTGTTCGCTCGGGGTCTGTATCTTCCTGGGTATGAAATGGTGCTCGGAATGTCCCACGCGTTCAACCTTCTGGATGCCCGGGGCGCTGTCAGTGTTTCCGAACGGCAGCATTTCATCGGACGGGTCCGGGGCCAGGCCAGGCGCGCTGCCCACACCTTCCGGAAGAGCCTTGAGGAGGCCGCCGTTCTTCCCGGTGAGGAGAATGGGGTTCCCGACCTCCGGGAGGAAGTCCTATGA
- a CDS encoding diguanylate cyclase domain-containing protein, translating into MFHEQIMAKENIQSRKALMSRILTAPVTMEQLKKRLRISFSLAFFFFVGLFLATSWMFASFMRAEDRWTHYSEEKLLLVRLVSDLKDAETGQRGYLITGNEEYLSPYRKARSRIQEDMRSVSGIEKLDVRLNGLRKVLLRLVHQKMGELEETIRLRHVAGFRAARDMVMSDYGKQVMDQVRAISLQMGTLLSRKRDFERQLLLARERRVFAAGSVLAVSIVFFWVLLYRIIGKEIETRESLLLRLKEESTHDALTGLFNRPAAMDILQHSIANAERRKWKIGVLMIDLDGFKGVNDQWGHLAGDQALVEVARRFRQVVREGDILARLGGDEFLCLMPVLEGLEGALNLGNRLLGVFRDPIQEAAFTSRLGCSIGVAVYPEDGEDPKSLLAAADRRLYAAKDKGGHCLCFKDE; encoded by the coding sequence TTGTTCCACGAACAGATAATGGCGAAGGAGAACATTCAGTCCCGGAAAGCTCTTATGAGCCGGATTTTGACGGCTCCTGTCACGATGGAGCAGCTGAAGAAACGTCTCAGGATCAGTTTTTCCCTGGCGTTTTTTTTCTTTGTCGGACTTTTTCTTGCAACAAGCTGGATGTTTGCCTCTTTCATGCGGGCGGAAGACCGATGGACCCATTATTCCGAAGAAAAGCTCCTTCTGGTCCGGCTGGTGTCGGATCTGAAGGATGCGGAAACCGGACAACGGGGGTATCTGATCACCGGAAATGAGGAGTATCTCTCTCCCTACAGGAAAGCCCGTTCGCGAATCCAGGAAGACATGCGGTCTGTCTCCGGGATCGAAAAACTGGATGTGCGTCTGAACGGCCTGAGAAAGGTTCTTCTTCGTCTGGTCCACCAGAAAATGGGAGAATTGGAAGAGACGATCCGCCTTCGCCATGTTGCGGGTTTTCGGGCGGCCCGCGACATGGTCATGAGCGACTACGGAAAACAGGTGATGGATCAGGTCCGCGCAATTTCCCTCCAGATGGGAACGCTGCTGTCCAGAAAAAGGGATTTTGAAAGACAGCTCCTTCTCGCGCGCGAAAGAAGGGTCTTTGCGGCAGGCTCCGTTCTTGCCGTTTCCATTGTCTTTTTCTGGGTCCTTCTCTACCGTATTATAGGAAAAGAAATCGAAACCCGCGAAAGCCTTCTTCTTCGCCTGAAGGAGGAGTCCACCCATGATGCCCTGACGGGTCTGTTCAACCGTCCCGCGGCCATGGACATTCTCCAGCATTCCATTGCAAATGCCGAACGAAGAAAGTGGAAAATTGGCGTCCTAATGATCGATCTGGATGGATTCAAAGGGGTCAACGATCAGTGGGGGCATCTCGCAGGCGACCAGGCGCTGGTCGAAGTGGCCCGGAGATTCCGGCAGGTTGTGCGGGAAGGAGATATCCTCGCCCGATTGGGCGGCGACGAGTTTTTGTGCCTCATGCCGGTTCTGGAGGGGCTCGAGGGGGCCCTGAATCTGGGAAACCGTCTCCTCGGCGTATTCCGCGATCCCATTCAGGAAGCAGCCTTTACTTCTCGTCTGGGCTGCAGTATCGGAGTCGCCGTGTATCCGGAGGACGGTGAAGACCCGAAGTCCCTGCTGGCAGCGGCGGACAGACGCCTTTACGCGGCAAAGGACAAGGGAGGACACTGCCTTTGTTTCAAGGATGAATGA